A single Bosea sp. PAMC 26642 DNA region contains:
- a CDS encoding peptidoglycan-binding domain-containing protein yields MTLKSPRFANNPRLQQAAKNSPPISRGSTGSHVAIVQKAFMDLGLAMAITSKKGPPDGIFGGETESRVWQFQAAAGLTKDGIIGRSTMEKLDELLPTAGAPPKPLPTPKMTHRLNVHMRSIDNPSVPEFTQLKVMEEVYAQYFIKVVMMSGQSIGLNPGEELTLKIIDGACQWDQVSDEQRLLQNSGSKQNVGPNDITVYFATVLRTDTKKGTTLQGCAGHEPNRPAVMIAASAIDKTTMAHEVGHVLLGSSFDPVHTDDDANLMCNAPVCTGKPAYFTVKQLNRIFASKFIQKLA; encoded by the coding sequence ATGACGCTCAAATCGCCGCGATTTGCCAACAATCCGCGTTTGCAGCAGGCGGCGAAGAATTCGCCGCCGATCTCGCGCGGCTCCACCGGTTCGCATGTCGCCATTGTCCAGAAGGCGTTCATGGATCTTGGGCTTGCGATGGCGATCACGTCGAAAAAGGGTCCGCCGGATGGCATCTTCGGCGGCGAGACAGAAAGCCGGGTCTGGCAGTTCCAGGCTGCGGCCGGCCTCACCAAGGACGGTATCATCGGCCGCTCAACCATGGAGAAGCTCGACGAACTCCTGCCGACGGCCGGAGCGCCCCCGAAACCTCTGCCGACGCCCAAGATGACGCACCGGCTGAACGTCCATATGCGCTCGATCGACAACCCTTCGGTACCCGAATTCACCCAGCTCAAGGTGATGGAGGAGGTTTACGCGCAGTATTTCATCAAGGTCGTGATGATGTCGGGCCAGAGCATCGGTCTGAATCCCGGCGAGGAACTGACGCTTAAGATCATCGACGGGGCCTGCCAATGGGATCAGGTCTCGGACGAACAACGGCTGCTGCAGAACTCCGGCAGCAAGCAGAATGTCGGCCCCAACGACATCACCGTCTATTTCGCGACCGTGCTCAGGACCGACACCAAAAAGGGTACGACACTTCAGGGCTGCGCCGGTCACGAACCGAACCGCCCCGCCGTCATGATCGCCGCGAGTGCGATCGACAAGACGACGATGGCGCATGAAGTCGGCCATGTTCTGCTGGGCTCGAGCTTCGATCCGGTCCACACCGATGACGACGCCAACCTGATGTGCAATGCGCCGGTCTGCACCGGCAAGCCCGCCTATTTTACGGTCAAGCAGCTCAACCGCATCTTCGCGAGCAAATTCATCCAGAAACTGGCATAA
- the tssH gene encoding type VI secretion system ATPase TssH, producing the protein MADISLEAVTGKLNRVGYEAFILALRQAKGAGNRNVELAHWLAQILQQRATDIALTADHFGLDRARLLADVGAVVEGFRKNETEMPGVSNGVVDLLDRGWHYATLFFGETQIRTGHALVAALKSLELRRALVAASKEFAKIPVEELAAGYAKIWEGSEEENLRPMDGSGLRAAGTPGAEAAAEGAKGTTALDRFSQDLTVKARSGEMDPILGRDDEIRQVIDVLMRRRQNNPILTGEAGVGKTAIAEGFAQRVASGDVPPPLRNVRVVALDIGLMQAGASMKGEFEQRLRSVIDEVQSSPTPVILFIDEAHTLIGAGGPAGTGDAANLLKPALARGTLRTIAATTWSEYRQYFEKDPALTRRFQPVQVDEPDVARCCTMLRGLIGPMEKHHKVRISDAAIVAAVQLSSRYIPARQLPDKAVSLLDTACARVAISQSATPAAIEDARVGIAALEQEKAALTADQDLGSTTDTRQAEIETEITERTGKLEALEAAWASELAVVEEIKALRAKLAEPTEASADPKAEVARQDAADEADAALAQGPEPETPFDLAATRATLTERFAALGEIDPADRMIYAHVDEQSVASVVSDWTGIPVGRMVKDEIETVLHLAGTLNKRVVGQGHGISMIAKRIETSRAKLDNPNKPIGVFMLCGPSGVGKTETALALAESLYGGEQNVITINMSEFQEAHTVSTLKGAPPGYVGYGEGGRLTEAVRRKPYSVVLLDEVEKAHPDVHELFFQVFDKGQMEDGTGRRIDFKNTLIILTSNVGTDEIMRMAGDPDTRPDPEALAVALRPALLKVFPPALIGRLVVIPYYPLSPHMLGGIVRLQLNRIGKRLRDNHGAGFAYDDAVVEHIVAQCNEPDSGGRMIDNIITNAMLPALSRQILNLQIEKKPLVEASVAVEEGTFVYRCA; encoded by the coding sequence ATGGCCGACATCAGCTTGGAAGCCGTCACAGGCAAGCTCAACCGGGTCGGCTACGAGGCCTTCATCCTGGCACTGCGCCAGGCCAAGGGCGCCGGCAATCGCAATGTCGAACTGGCGCATTGGCTCGCCCAGATCCTGCAGCAGCGCGCCACAGACATCGCCTTGACGGCTGATCATTTCGGGCTGGACCGGGCCCGGCTCCTGGCCGATGTCGGCGCCGTCGTAGAAGGCTTTCGCAAGAACGAGACCGAGATGCCCGGCGTCTCCAACGGCGTCGTCGACCTGCTCGATCGCGGCTGGCACTACGCCACGCTGTTCTTCGGCGAGACCCAGATCCGGACCGGCCACGCACTGGTCGCGGCGTTGAAATCCCTCGAACTACGCCGGGCACTGGTCGCGGCGTCTAAGGAGTTCGCCAAGATCCCGGTCGAGGAGCTGGCTGCCGGCTACGCCAAGATCTGGGAGGGCTCGGAGGAGGAGAACCTGCGGCCGATGGACGGCTCGGGCCTGCGCGCCGCCGGAACGCCAGGCGCCGAGGCCGCTGCCGAGGGCGCCAAGGGGACCACCGCGCTCGATCGCTTCTCTCAGGACCTCACCGTCAAGGCGCGCTCGGGCGAGATGGATCCGATCCTCGGTCGCGACGACGAGATCCGCCAGGTCATCGACGTGCTGATGCGGCGCCGCCAGAACAACCCGATCCTGACCGGCGAGGCCGGCGTCGGCAAGACTGCGATCGCCGAGGGGTTTGCCCAGCGCGTTGCCTCGGGCGATGTGCCGCCGCCCTTGCGCAATGTCCGTGTCGTCGCGCTCGATATCGGCCTGATGCAGGCCGGCGCCTCGATGAAGGGCGAGTTCGAGCAACGCCTGCGCTCTGTCATCGACGAGGTCCAGTCATCGCCGACCCCGGTGATCCTGTTCATCGACGAGGCGCACACCCTGATCGGCGCCGGAGGCCCTGCCGGTACCGGCGACGCCGCCAATTTGCTCAAGCCCGCTCTGGCGCGCGGCACGCTGCGCACGATCGCTGCGACGACCTGGTCGGAATACCGGCAGTATTTCGAGAAGGACCCGGCCCTGACCCGGCGCTTCCAGCCGGTGCAGGTCGACGAGCCCGACGTCGCGCGCTGCTGCACCATGCTGCGTGGCCTGATCGGGCCGATGGAGAAACACCACAAGGTCCGCATTTCCGATGCCGCGATTGTTGCGGCGGTGCAGCTCTCCTCGCGCTACATTCCGGCGCGGCAATTGCCCGACAAGGCGGTGAGCCTGCTCGACACCGCTTGCGCCCGTGTCGCGATCAGCCAGAGCGCGACGCCGGCCGCGATCGAGGATGCGCGCGTCGGCATTGCGGCATTGGAGCAGGAGAAGGCCGCGCTGACCGCCGATCAGGATCTCGGCAGCACGACCGATACGCGCCAGGCCGAAATCGAGACCGAGATCACTGAGCGCACCGGGAAGCTCGAAGCGCTGGAGGCCGCCTGGGCCAGCGAGCTGGCAGTCGTCGAGGAGATCAAGGCGCTGCGGGCCAAGCTGGCCGAGCCCACGGAGGCGAGCGCCGATCCCAAGGCCGAGGTCGCAAGGCAGGACGCTGCCGATGAAGCCGACGCGGCGCTCGCACAAGGCCCGGAACCGGAAACTCCCTTCGATCTCGCCGCCACCCGCGCGACGCTGACTGAGCGCTTCGCGGCGCTGGGTGAGATCGATCCGGCCGATCGCATGATCTACGCCCATGTCGACGAGCAATCGGTCGCCTCGGTCGTCTCCGACTGGACCGGCATCCCGGTCGGCCGCATGGTCAAGGACGAGATCGAGACCGTACTCCATCTCGCCGGGACGCTGAACAAGCGCGTCGTCGGCCAGGGCCACGGCATCTCGATGATCGCCAAGCGCATTGAGACCAGCCGCGCCAAGCTCGACAATCCCAACAAGCCGATCGGCGTCTTCATGCTCTGCGGCCCCTCGGGCGTCGGCAAGACCGAGACGGCGCTGGCGCTGGCGGAATCGCTCTATGGCGGCGAGCAGAACGTCATCACCATCAATATGAGCGAGTTCCAGGAAGCTCACACGGTCTCGACGCTGAAAGGAGCGCCTCCCGGCTATGTCGGCTATGGCGAGGGCGGGCGGCTGACCGAGGCTGTGCGCCGCAAGCCCTATTCCGTGGTCCTGCTCGACGAGGTCGAGAAAGCCCATCCCGACGTGCACGAGCTGTTCTTCCAGGTCTTCGACAAGGGCCAGATGGAGGACGGCACCGGCCGGCGCATCGACTTCAAGAACACGCTGATCATCCTGACCTCGAACGTCGGCACTGATGAGATCATGCGTATGGCCGGCGACCCGGATACGCGTCCCGATCCGGAGGCGCTGGCAGTGGCACTGCGCCCGGCGCTGCTCAAAGTCTTTCCGCCTGCGCTGATCGGGCGCCTGGTGGTAATTCCCTACTATCCGCTCTCGCCCCACATGCTCGGCGGCATCGTACGGCTGCAGCTCAACCGCATCGGCAAGCGCCTGCGCGACAATCACGGCGCCGGTTTCGCTTACGATGATGCGGTGGTCGAGCACATCGTGGCGCAGTGCAACGAGCCCGACTCCGGCGGGCGCATGATCGACAATATCATCACCAACGCGATGCTGCCGGCGCTCTCGCGCCAGATCCTCAATCTCCAGATCGAGAAAAAGCCGCTGGTCGAGGCCAGCGTCGCGGTCGAGGAGGGAACGTTCGTCTATCGCTGCGCGTGA
- the tssF gene encoding type VI secretion system baseplate subunit TssF: MNQEFLDFYNQELRLFTEHTQEFAEEFPGIAERLGGLVGERMDPMVGGLLEGAAFLAARVQLKLKHEFPEFTNNLLEQLLPNYLAPTPSALLTGIKPPFSDPGLREGVRIRRGSYLDATYLERDRRVACRYRLTSDVTLWPFDILSAEYMAAPAALQALGLPTDARGLSGLRLSLTHRMMVDAEDEPPPSVSAKQPQSWFAGCNAKELKFHLLGAEADAIALYEQLFSDCIGIYFRHLDEFGDPVITSAASCVLEQIGFDESEALLPADTRVFRGFDLLRELFWFPRKFLGFRLDGLARIMPQLKTKNVEIIFVFDEVNTRLAAAVSREMFALYAAPAVNLFEKTTDRIQVRANEHEYHVVPDRSRPLDYEPHSIIEVFAHYVGGREKQPVHPLYSSPEGASPTQGLLYTQRRLPRRRSSAERRYGRASDYTGTEMFVSLVEPAVIGDAVSVAELSVKALCSNRHLTEHLPTGVGGADFKLLDSVSLDIACLAGPTPPREPIVSQLKLRAETASTGVITWRLINLLSLNQLGLVQRGAGRNGEALRELLSLFADLSDSAVERRIRGIKSVDSRPVVRRFPQRAGTGAARGLEVVVTLDEKAFEGSGVFLLGAVLDRFLSDYAAMNHFTQTVIRTVERGEVMRWPPRAGSRRIL, translated from the coding sequence ATGAACCAAGAGTTTCTCGACTTCTACAACCAGGAACTGCGGCTCTTCACCGAGCATACCCAGGAATTCGCCGAGGAGTTTCCCGGCATCGCCGAACGTCTCGGCGGCCTCGTCGGCGAGCGCATGGATCCGATGGTCGGCGGATTGCTGGAAGGCGCGGCCTTTCTCGCCGCCCGTGTTCAGCTCAAGCTCAAGCACGAGTTTCCGGAATTCACCAACAATCTGCTCGAACAGCTGCTGCCGAACTATCTCGCGCCGACCCCCTCCGCTCTGCTGACCGGCATCAAGCCTCCTTTCTCCGATCCGGGCCTGCGCGAGGGCGTGCGCATCCGGCGCGGCTCCTATCTCGACGCGACCTATCTCGAACGTGATCGCCGCGTCGCCTGCCGCTATCGCCTGACCTCCGATGTCACGCTCTGGCCCTTCGACATTCTCTCGGCCGAATACATGGCCGCGCCCGCCGCCTTGCAGGCGCTCGGCCTGCCGACCGATGCGCGCGGCTTGTCGGGACTTCGTCTCTCGCTGACGCATCGCATGATGGTCGATGCCGAAGACGAGCCGCCGCCTTCGGTTTCAGCCAAGCAGCCGCAGAGCTGGTTTGCCGGCTGCAATGCCAAGGAGCTGAAGTTCCATCTACTCGGGGCTGAGGCCGACGCGATCGCGCTCTATGAGCAGCTTTTCTCCGATTGCATCGGCATCTATTTCCGTCATCTCGACGAATTCGGCGATCCCGTGATCACCTCGGCCGCATCCTGCGTGCTCGAGCAGATCGGCTTCGACGAGAGCGAGGCGCTGCTGCCGGCTGACACCCGCGTCTTTCGCGGCTTCGATCTGCTGCGCGAGCTGTTCTGGTTCCCGCGCAAATTTCTGGGCTTCAGGCTGGACGGGCTGGCGCGGATCATGCCGCAGCTCAAGACCAAGAATGTCGAGATCATTTTCGTATTCGATGAGGTCAACACCCGCCTTGCCGCCGCCGTCAGCCGCGAGATGTTCGCGCTTTATGCCGCGCCCGCCGTCAACCTGTTTGAGAAGACGACAGACCGTATCCAGGTCCGGGCCAACGAGCACGAATACCATGTCGTGCCCGATCGCAGCCGGCCGCTCGATTACGAACCTCACAGCATTATCGAGGTTTTTGCCCATTATGTCGGCGGGCGCGAGAAGCAGCCGGTGCACCCGCTCTACTCCTCGCCCGAGGGCGCCTCGCCGACGCAAGGCCTGCTCTACACCCAGCGCCGGCTGCCGCGCCGCCGCTCCAGCGCCGAACGCCGCTATGGCAGGGCTTCCGACTATACCGGCACGGAGATGTTCGTCTCGCTCGTCGAGCCCGCCGTCATCGGTGACGCCGTCTCGGTCGCCGAGCTCAGCGTCAAGGCTTTGTGCTCGAACCGGCATCTGACCGAGCATCTGCCTACCGGCGTAGGCGGCGCCGATTTCAAGCTGCTCGACAGCGTCTCGCTCGATATTGCCTGCCTGGCCGGACCGACACCGCCGCGTGAGCCGATCGTTTCGCAATTGAAGCTGCGCGCCGAGACGGCGAGTACCGGTGTCATCACCTGGAGGCTGATCAACCTGCTCAGCCTCAACCAGCTCGGTCTCGTGCAGCGAGGCGCGGGCCGCAACGGCGAGGCCCTGCGCGAGCTGCTTTCGCTTTTCGCCGATCTCTCCGACAGCGCCGTCGAGCGCCGCATCCGCGGCATCAAGAGCGTCGACAGCCGCCCGGTGGTCCGGCGCTTTCCGCAGCGGGCCGGCACGGGGGCGGCGCGCGGCCTCGAAGTGGTGGTCACGCTGGACGAAAAAGCCTTCGAGGGCAGCGGCGTCTTCCTGCTGGGCGCGGTGCTCGACCGTTTCCTCTCCGACTATGCGGCGATGAACCATTTCACCCAGACCGTCATCCGCACCGTCGAGCGCGGCGAGGTGATGCGCTGGCCGCCGCGCGCCGGCAGCAGGCGCATCCTGTGA
- a CDS encoding helix-turn-helix transcriptional regulator yields MSTDIVKARRFATCDSTVNSRLQRWLREKTVRNDADELRLRLDTDCGRTFSITAICTGHDAETGDCDEAEIVILVQEPEATGRSGVAMVAAAHALTPAETRLLELIYKGLDTPAAADKLGISKTTARTHLQRIFAKTETARQSALVHFVANFVKP; encoded by the coding sequence ATGTCCACGGATATTGTCAAGGCCCGGCGCTTCGCGACTTGCGACAGCACGGTCAACAGCCGACTCCAGCGCTGGCTGCGCGAGAAGACCGTACGGAACGATGCCGACGAGTTGCGGCTGCGCCTCGATACCGATTGCGGCCGAACCTTTTCGATCACCGCGATCTGCACCGGTCATGACGCGGAAACGGGCGATTGCGACGAGGCCGAAATTGTCATCCTGGTTCAGGAGCCCGAGGCGACCGGACGCTCCGGGGTCGCGATGGTTGCGGCAGCCCACGCCCTGACGCCGGCCGAAACGCGCCTGCTCGAGCTGATCTACAAAGGCCTCGATACGCCGGCTGCCGCCGACAAGCTCGGCATCTCGAAGACCACGGCCCGGACGCATCTCCAGCGCATCTTCGCCAAGACCGAGACGGCCCGGCAAAGTGCGCTCGTCCATTTCGTCGCGAACTTCGTCAAACCCTGA
- the tssG gene encoding type VI secretion system baseplate subunit TssG — translation MSGAQEQAEDAPYISRLKAEPWRFDFYAVLRRLERSFPERPRIGDSASRRDEYVALGEQAYLDFPASTIERADDDVQGRLRLFVKFLGLLGPQGALPLATTEETFQWQLTHEEAFPRFLDILNHRFLQLFYRAWADSRPVAQHDRLELDRFAAYVGSMIGLGSKPYEKCDSVPDPEKLAYAGLLGAQAKSASRLRGFLSGLFKAEVEIEQFVGMRLVFDPADRTRLGALHCRLGSDALLGASVYSVEDKFRIRIVARDMEQFRRFLPSGDRCEPLADAVFFHLGEQFEWDVELALPVGEVEPVTLGRSGNLGWTSWMAPNWSESEGALRRDARFHPAERVRHKRSLQARDGR, via the coding sequence GTGAGCGGCGCGCAGGAGCAGGCGGAAGACGCTCCCTATATCAGTCGGCTAAAGGCCGAGCCTTGGCGTTTCGATTTCTATGCTGTGCTGCGGCGCCTCGAGCGTAGCTTTCCCGAGCGCCCGCGCATCGGCGATTCCGCCTCGCGGCGCGACGAATATGTCGCGCTGGGCGAGCAGGCCTACCTCGATTTCCCGGCCTCGACGATCGAACGGGCCGATGACGACGTCCAGGGGCGCCTGCGCCTTTTCGTCAAGTTTCTGGGGCTGCTTGGTCCGCAAGGCGCGCTGCCCCTGGCGACCACCGAAGAGACCTTCCAGTGGCAGCTCACTCACGAGGAAGCCTTTCCGCGCTTCCTCGACATCCTGAACCACCGATTTCTGCAGCTGTTCTATCGCGCCTGGGCGGATTCGCGCCCCGTAGCCCAGCATGATCGCCTCGAGCTCGACCGCTTCGCGGCCTATGTCGGCAGCATGATCGGCTTGGGTTCCAAGCCCTATGAAAAATGCGACAGCGTGCCCGATCCCGAGAAGCTCGCTTATGCCGGCCTGCTCGGCGCCCAGGCGAAATCCGCCTCTCGGCTGCGCGGCTTTCTCTCGGGATTGTTCAAGGCCGAGGTCGAGATCGAGCAGTTCGTCGGTATGCGGCTGGTCTTCGATCCCGCCGACCGCACGCGGCTCGGCGCGCTCCATTGCCGCCTGGGCAGCGACGCCCTGCTCGGAGCCAGCGTCTACAGCGTCGAGGACAAGTTCCGCATCCGCATCGTGGCGCGCGATATGGAGCAGTTCCGCCGCTTCCTGCCCAGCGGCGACCGCTGCGAGCCGCTGGCCGATGCGGTGTTCTTCCATCTCGGCGAGCAATTCGAATGGGATGTCGAACTCGCCTTGCCGGTGGGCGAGGTCGAGCCGGTCACGCTCGGCCGCTCCGGTAATCTCGGCTGGACGAGCTGGATGGCGCCGAACTGGAGCGAGAGCGAGGGGGCCTTGCGCCGCGACGCGCGTTTCCATCCCGCCGAGCGCGTGCGGCACAAGCGCAGCCTTCAGGCTCGAGACGGACGATAG